GCGCGCCGCGGCCCCGACGGCACAGCCGCGAGGATAAAAGAGGCggcccgccaccccccaccccccaccccgccacccccggccccggccccggccccggccccggcccccggccgaATAATGGGTGCGCAGCAGATTGCCGGGGCACTGCGGGCTCCCGGGGAGGCGCACACTCGAGCGCcggccctccccgcgcccgcggAAGGCGCAGCCTCGCGGATCCTCCCTTGTTCGCTCTCTTTCATGCACTCTCCTTTTGTGTGGAATTATTTAAACGAGAGATCCAAGGCAGCTTTATGCTAATGTGCCGAACAAAGGCGACGGCCCGCGGGCGGGGGCCCGGAAGGTGCCTGGAGGCCGCACCGGGCCGGGCGGGGCAGCGGGCAGGCGGGCTGCGCGTGTCTCTCGCGTGCCCCTGGGACGGACGCACAAACCCCTCATTCCAGCGAACACAAAGCCCCTCCCGGGCTCGGGCCCCGCGCTCGCCCCGCGCACTGGGGCGCGGGCCCCTCCGGGACTGGCGGGCGGGCGCGGCTGCGGCGGCTCAGGCCGGGTgggcgcggggggcccggggtgggggcttCTGTGAGCCCGGCAGCTGGGTGCCCGGCAGAGCGGGGACCGGGGTGTCGGCGCGGGAGCGCGGCGCACCCCCTCTCGCCCCTCCGGGGGTCACGAAGCGCGCCGCGCAGCGGGACTGCGGACCCTCGCGTCTTCGCCTCTCAGGGGCCCGAGGGCCGCCTGGGCAACTCGACACCCAGGGGCAATTCCTAGGCCCAAAGTCCCCGCTTGGACACCTATTTTATGTTTGCGCTTTCGAGAAACTCCTCGGAGCCAGACTGAGCCGGGTTCCAGTGAACCCCGGCGCGCTCCCCGACGGCTACCTGGGACACtagtaccaaaagaaaaaaaaatcagagcgcCGCGGcctccagccctgcagccctccaAGGAGGAACCCGCAGCCAGGTCGGGGTCGGCAACCTCGAGAAGCAGAGAGGCTGCCGAAGGTCTGCGAAGCGCGGCCCTGGTGCGACCCCGCAGGAGGGGAGGAGTCGCCCGCGGCCTGGGAAGGGCCCTTCGCACTCTCGCCTGGCACCCCTGTGCTCGCCGACTCCCGCGAAGCGCCTCTGGAGGCCGGCAAAGGAGGGCTCGTAGTGTCCCCCGCCCGGCTCCACGCGGCTCCCACTCGGGATCGCAGCGCGTCAAGGCCGGCCGCCCCGGGCAACGAGGTGGTGCTTTGCCCTTCCCAGAAGACAAACGTTTCCACCCCAAGTCCCCATCCCTGCAGGCGCGCAGATTTTGAGAAATGAGATCACTCAGAAGACAACGGAAACTAGGACCAGGTGCAAGGCTGTACTTACTTGCAGGTCGCTGGTGTGTGCGCGCGCCCTCAGCCTAATTCTTGCCCAGTCCCGAGACATCAAATTAGTTCCTGACACTGGCACCTTTCAAGTTTCCATTTATGTTGACCGTACTCGTCTTGAAGTCAGATTTCCTCTTCGCTGGCAAGACTAAAAACCACAAATTAAGCAAAAAGATCCACTGAATCTCAGTATCTCAATAGTGTTCAATATGTTCTCTAGGATTAATTCAGAACCAGTTTGAATTCACTGCATTCAGGCAGGATTTTGCTTTgggtgtgttttttgtttgttttttgtttttggggggtttttgtttgtttgttttttgtttttgtttttgcttccccACACCCCCTCCTTTACAATTATGggtgttgttatttttaaaggattcacAAGGTGACTAACTCCCTGTTATCTGTTCAATGAAAGCAGTGTTACAGGCAAGACCAAATACCCCTTAGTCAGTTGGGGACCGCGGGCTGAGCCCCCGCCCTACTATTCCACAATCCAGATGGGTTTCgtgattagaaaataaaattggccAAAGCTGTCCCGGAATCTGTCTACTACTTCTAATTTCATCAGCAGTGTTAATCAGTGCTTAAAGGAGCAAGGAAATAACATCCGTTACTTTTAGACTGAAACCTATTTATGAATTTTAGATAAGCTCATTTTAGAATTTCTGACTTTTTTGAGGACTAGCATTCACCAcagttagaatttttaaaacgAGGGTGAgagctttcaaaatatattccattCTATGTATTCTTCTTTTAGCCTGAGTTCAAAAAGATCACAAGCATAAAATCATCAAACATCTTTCCTTTCGATTAACCAGCTTGATTAACCCTTTGATTAACTAAGCCTAACAAATGTCCTCATTACAACTTATTACTCAtacagattcttaaaaaaaacaaaacaaaacaaaacaaaacacctgctTAATTTCTCCGCCAGGATATTTTCGGatggaaaacacaaaaagaattaaataccttcagtggcattaagcatAAGCAAACCCAGCACAAGCTTTCCAGGAAAATGTCcgtttccttttctctcaataAAGTGACATTTTCCTCCCCACCTAATGACATTTTCTGCAGCTTTACTATTAGTTCCCCAGTGATGGGTGATCAGGCCCGCCGCGCACTCTTGGGGTTCTGCCCCGGTCCCCCCGGACGTTCTGCCTTTTGTGTTTCctcggggctgggctggggagggacgCGGGTAGGCCGGATCTGGGTGCTACGGGGCGGCCGGGTGGCGGGCAGGGGTTGTGGGTGCGCGGATCTGCGCCGTTGTCTTTTCCCGGTGGCCGGGGAGGCCGCCGCCCGCCTCCGCGGACAGAttgcccccgcctcccccggccGGCAGCACGCGTCTCTTTTGCGTCCAGATTGGCCGCGGCCGGCGCTCAATAGCGGGAGGTTAATTTCCTTCACAAAGGTGAAGGGGGCACGGCTCCGGGCGAGGGGGGTGCGCCCAGGCTGGCGGCCCCTTTATTCCGCGGCGCCTTGATTGGAGGCCTGGATGCGGCATCTGATGTCAGCCGGCACAAAATGCCCGGGCCCCATGAAAATGCATGAGGCGGCGCGGGGCGAGCGGAGGCAACTTCAGCGCGGCGCACGCGGCCTGCGGCCAGCTCCGCCCGAGCCAGCCCAGCGCCCTCGGCCGCGCTCCGCTAAGGTGCCCGTTCTCGAGCCTCGgagaacttaaaaaagaaaagaaaaagttcagaCACCCAAGTTCCTGTTGGAGCCCTGCCCGAcctgcccccgcgcccgccccagCGCTGCGTCCGCCGGCGATTGCAGCGCGGGGCCAACTGTCTCCAAACTCCAGAAAAACCTTCCAGACCCACGCGGGCGCACGGCGTCCGCCGCCACGAGCCTCGCCCCGGGCTGCGGCCCGAGCCGGACCCCTACCCAAGTCTGGAGCCCCGGGTCCCGCGGCCCGCCCGGCCCAGGCCCCGGCCGCCTGCGCTTTGCCGCTATTTTCGACTTTCTGATGACTTCCCCGACGCCAGGAGGAGTCCCTGCGCCTCCCCGAGCCCCTCCCGCCGACCGCCCCGCGCCCGCTGCtgcccgccgcggcccccgccccgtccccgcgCGACTCCCCCCTCCGCGCCGGCTCGAGGGCTGGACCCTCCTGACATATTTGGGGCCATTCTTCTCCTTTGTTGCTATTTTGCTCGCGACCCGCGGGTAATCCCCGCGCGGGAGGGGGGCGCGCATTGTCGTGCTGACGGACGGGCCCATTTGGCGGCTCCGCGCCCCCCGGAGGAGAGACACAAAGCCCAGGCACGTGCGCCTCCCCATAGAGGAGCAGCAGACCGTGAAGGGAGGCGGGGCCGGGCGTGTGCCtgggccgggcggggcggcggcgccgggcggggcgggcggggcgggcggcggcggggcggcgggggccccgCGCCCTCAGGTACATCTGCCGCACCTACCGGGCGACCCCCGAGTCCCGGCCCCCTTTCGGCCGCCCCGTCGCCCTCCCACCCGGCCGGGCGGAGGCGCTGCGGGCGCGCTGATTGGCTCCGGGGGAAGCGGGAGGCGAGAACAATGGCCCCCTCCCCCCGTTAAAAGGGAGCGGCGCCCGGGCCCGGGGACTGGGACGCGCGTGCAGGGCGCAGAGCCGGGCCGAGCCGCGCCAGCGCCAGCGCCAGCGCCAGCGCCAGCGCCACCGCCACGCGAGTCCCGCAGCCGCCGCGCCCGGGCCATGGGCCGGGGCCACTGAGGGCCGCCGCGCCGAGCGCCGGGGGGGACCGAGCCAGcgcctcgccctcgccctcgccctcgccctcgccctcgcgcCGCGCCAACATGCCCCGCGGCTTCCTGGTGAAGCGCAGCAAGAAGTCCACGCCCGTGTCCTACCGCGTCCGCGGCGGCGAGGACGGCGCCCGCGCGCCGCTGCTGTCGCCGGGCTGCGGGGGCGCCCGCGCCTCGCCCCCCGCGCcgagcccggggccggggccggggccgggcccgctgccgccgccgccgccgccgccgcccgccgagCGCGCCCATGCGGCTCTCGCTGCCGCGCTGGCCTGCGCGccgggcccgccgcccccgccgcccccgccgcccccgccgggcccgcGGGCCGCGCACTTCGGCAACCCCGAGGCCGCGCACCCGGCGCCGCTCTACAGCCCCACGCGGCCCGTGAGCCGCGAGCACGAGAAGCACAAGTTCTTCGAGCGCAGCTTCAACCTCGGGTCGCCGGTCTCGGCCGAGTCCTTCCCCACGCCCGCCGCCCTGctcggaggcggcggcggcggcgcgaaCGGCACGGGCGGCGGCGGCACCTGCGGCGGCGACGCGCTGCTCTTCGCGCCCGCCGAGCTCAAGATGGGCACGGCCTTCTCCGCCGGCGCCGAAGCGGCTcgcggccccgggcccggcccgccGCTGCCCCCCGCCGCCTCCCTGCGGCCCCCGGGCAagcggcccgcgccccccgccgccgccgccgccgccgccgagccgcCCGCCAAGGCGGCCAAGGCCCCGGGCGCCAAGAAGCCCAAAGCCATCCGCAAGCTGCACTTCGAGGACGAGGTGACCACGTCGCCGGTGCTCGGGCTCAAGATCAAGGAGGGCCCGGTGGAGGCGCCgcgcggccgggcggggggcgccgcgCGGCCGCTGGGCGAGTTCATCTGCCAGCTCTGCAAGGAGGAGTACGCCGACCCGTTCGCGCTGGCGCAGCACAAGTGCTCGCGCATCGTGCGCGTGGAGTACCGCTGCCCCGAGTGCGCCAAGGTCTTCAGCTGCCCCGCCAACCTGGCCTCGCACCGCCGCTGGCACAAGCCGCGGCctgcgcccgccgccgcccgcgcgtCCGAGCCTGAAGCCGCCGCCAGGGCCGAGGCGCGGGAGGCGACAGGCGGCGGCGGCAGCGACCGCGACACGCCGAGCCCCGGCGGCGTGTCCGAGTCGGGCTCCGAGGACGGGCTCTACGAGTGCCACCACTGCGCCAAGAAGTTCCGCCGCCAGGCCTATCTGCGCAAGCACCTGCTGGCGCATCACCAGGCGCTGCAGGCCAAGGGCGCGCCGCCCGCGCCTCCGGCCGAGGACCTGCTGGCCTTGTACCCGGGGCCCGAGGAGAAGGCACCCCAGGAGGCGGCGGGCGACGGCGAGGCGGCCGGCGTGCTGGGCCTGAGTGCGCCCGCCGAGTGCCACCTGTGCCCGGTGTGCGGGGAGACGTTCCCCAGCAAGGGCGCCCAGGAGCGCCACCTGCGCCTGCTGCACGCCGCCCAGGTGTTCCCCTGCAAGTACTGCCCGGCCACCTTCTACAGCTCGCCCGGTCTCACGCGACACATCAACAAGTGCCACCCGTCGGAGAACAGACAGGTGATCCTCCTGCAGGTGCCCGTGCGTCCGGCCTGCTAGAGCGcgccctccaccccgcccccggccccggccccggcccccgcccccgcccccgcccccgaacTGTGCCTTCTCTCGGAGACCCACGAGGAGagcgcgccccgcgcgccccgacCCCGCGTCCGCGCCGGGGCCGCGCACCCCCGGTGAAGGTGTCGTCTCCGCTTCACCCCGATCCTCTCGTTGTGACTCCTTCTGGACCTCCCGCCCGTTTTGCGTCGTGTCCCCTTTCCCTCCTTGGCGCAACAGGAGCCAATCTCTTTCTGTACAAGAGAGAAAAGCTGTACGCGTTTGTCTCGTGGTCGGAAGCGTCCCGTGGAGCGGAGAGCCGTGCTTGCTAGTATTCGCTGTGTCCATGGTCTAGAAATGCGGTTTGCTCTCGCCTGCCAATCTCTGCTCTCTATGTATGTAGCGTACGGGTTGTTTTGGGTGAATCTTGAGGAATAAATGCCTTTATATTTCACAGGCTGTAAATTGAACTTCCCACACGATTAGCTTTATTATGGCTTGTGAACTGCTGGAGTCTGGCTTTACCTTTTTGTATGTGAACAAATCAAATCgcttaaaaaaagagttttctttaGCATAGCCACAAATGCCTTGAACTGTTGTCTGTTTGGGAttgtttttggggggagggaagggaattTTCAGAAAATGCTGTAGAAACTGCCTCAATATGTCATATAAGACTTTGGTTTGATCATCTTTGTTGAGGTAGGATTATATGAGTTCTAAATGTATATGTTGATTTATGAGtaattgttatttattctttatttatttatattaattatgaaGATTATGATATTATTTGATTGCAGATCTTTTTTTTGTACGCTCCCCCCTCCCGCCACTCTTGACATTTCACTGTGCATTTTAGAAGACAGCCTTTTTCTAAAGGAATCTGTTAAAAGTTTTAACTTTTATACCTATCTGAGCAAATTACAGACAACCTACCATTTTATTCTGCTTGAAGGGCCCCTGAGGCCCTTGTACAACCGACAGCTCTTACTTTTAAATGCAATCTCTTTTctacatacattattttcttaattgttaGCTATTTATAGAAAGCTTCAATAGAACTGTTTCAACTGTATAACTATTTACTAttcaaataaaagtattttcaaagtCAAAGTAAGatggatttattttgtttcagtaaggatttaaaatgatttcttaaatgtctgacttttatttaaaaaaaaaaaaaattccaccacCTTCACCAGGATCATGGGTTTTAGAGCTGAGCCTGAACCTCTGGGTTCTGCCCTTCTGCTGGTTCAGGGGGTGTCGCCTCAAAAAATAGCCAACTGGAGCTGAAGGTGTGTCAGGGACCCTCAGAAATGCAGGGGAAGATGGGTTTAGAATAAAATCTGTGGAGTCTTTTTCGGGGAGATCTACCTAAGTGCCCACAAGAATCTCTCCTTTTGACCAGAGCATGTAGAGACACTGCTTTAACTTAGCGGTCCCTTCATTTCTGGACAATTTGGAGCTCAGTGTAACTGcaattcctcaaataaataaggtaGGTGGTCTGGGGTCCTCAAGTATCAActagaaaaaagtagaaatgatttCATGGTCAGATTTCCAAAGTAAGGGAAATAAACAGGATCACATGTGGATACAACAGGAGTTAAACAACTGGGTTTGGGACAAgggcttaaaattatttttcaatcagGTGAGCAATCtgcttttgagggaaaaaaatggaacacCATCTGTTTGGGGTATTAAATTCAATAACCGTTCATTACGTTGTTTTCTGTTATGTGTCACTCAGTTCTTTCAAGAACAGCTCTGATACTCACCAGTTAATATTTCGAgttgttttcctctctttgaaACAGTCCATCAGGGAGCCGTGCTCAATGTCCCAAGTGTGTATTTCCTTTTGTGGTGTGTTTTGCTACTTTTTTCCTGAGCCCCCCACTAAATTGAAGCTGTGCCCACCAAAACTATTTCAGAAATCTGTCTGGGAAAGGGCTGCCTGTCTCAAGGGTGTAGATaggatgagggagggaaggacGGTCCCTGAGAAACTTGGAAGGAAGGATTGGAAGAGGtcatttttcagatttctgaGCCTCAAGTCTCCTTCGAGAGAGGGTTTAGTAAAAGGACTCAGCTGTCAGGAGCACTGAATATTCCTCCCTGTGAGGGCCTTGTGACAGTCTCAGAATGACAATGAAGGAGAAGCCACTGCAGGTGAGTTGCTTCCGGGACAGACAGACGCCTGTTCCCCTTTATTGTGATGACTAGGTAGGTGCATTGTCAGTTGGGAAAAATACAGGAGGACAGAATCTCAGTGTCTGCACAGTATGGAAGTAGGAGGACAAATGAGTATAACATCCTGGGAACTTCGAAGGAAACAAAACTCAAATTTGCGGGCTGTTGGCTGTCCTCTCGGAGCAACACCAACACTAGAGTTTTTAAATGTCCCCTCTGTGTCACACTGTCCATTAAAAGGTTCCTCATACTGAAGGTCAGGGTATGTTCTCTGCCAACAAAGTTTCCTGGAAGACCTGACGGTTGGCCACACACGACAGATAGAGGCTCATCTACAGGAATGGTCTCTTGTCATCTGTGTTTGGTCCactggtctctctctttttcatcgTTCCCTGGGTAGTAAGTTCACAGGGGCTCCTGTTCTGGAACACCCAAGTGGAAATGTGCTCACCTTCTTTATCAATATGCAAAGGATGCTGTGGATATCCTGTGGATCTGAGGTTGCTCCAAGCTTGGACAACCTTCCCTGGGACCTCAGGGGACGGCCACACACCTCCACTGTTCCCCAGCAGaggactgaggcccagaagggggTAGGGCTGGGGAAAGGGATGAGACACAGAGCGAGGAGCTCAAAGAGGGGGCCCAATAAAGGggagtattttctttttgccaGTGGTCTGCACACTTTTTCTATTCCCACGAGAAGGTGGTATAATCCAAGCAAAAGTCTGCTCTGGGCTCCCCAGTTCTGAGGTGAGCCTGCAGCTTTGCCCCCTGCCCCAGAGTTGAGTGTGTCCTCTTGATTTGTGATTCCCTGGAGGCCTGGAGAAGTCAGGGCTCCTCCAGCCCTCAGGGTCAGAGCAGGCCCTCCCCCTACTGAACCTCCAGGCCTGGGCCGCCTCCCCAGAGGCCTCCACTGTGGAGGTCGGGGCTCCTGCATAGCACCTTTGGGCGCTCCCCCTGCCTTCAGAGGGTCCCAGGGCCCACCGCTGGTTCAGGCGGGGATCCCCAGGTCGCACGGGTATGCTCGGGTGACTTGTGAGCACTGGAGGCCAGGCCAGAGGCTCCACAGCTGCCGGATGACCAGCCGGGGGGTCgaactgagcccagagcctggcaggcCGCCCCGCAGCACGCTGGCCCCTGCGGGGATGTGGGGCGCCCTGCTGGGCCCTGGCCGTGCCAGTGTCTAGGTGGATGTggcctgtgccaggcactgccgACCGAGAGGGGCCACCGCTTCCCGTTTGCCCCTGTCACTCTGCTGCAGGCTCTCGAGTGGAGCCTCTGCCCCTGCTACCTGCCACCCCCGTCCCACCCCCTGGACCTGCTTTCCCGGCCACCCAGCAGGCCTGCCAAGAGTCCTCCTCAGGCCTTGTGAGCAGGCAGCATTCTTCAGCCACCAAGCGTCTTTTGCAAAAAGAGAAAGGGTCTGAAATGCGCCGCAAGCAAGTCCTCCGCTGTCCTGGTCCCTCGCTCTATGCCGGCCTCTGCCTCCTCATCCTTCAGCCAGAGAGACTGGGGCTCCGCGAGGCCCAGGACACCTTCGAGGAGGCTGTGAGACGAAAGGCAGCAAAGACCCCAAAGGGAGCAGGCATCCTTCGTCCCGGCGGGAGCGATCCTCACGCAGAGCATGTGCTTCGGTGTTTAGGACTAGTGATGAATCTCTGGTCTGTGGCAGTCAGGCTTTGAGCAAGACGTGCTATCTTCTCGAGCAAGGGACATTTTGGTCTTGTGGACAAAATTTCTAACCCACCCCTAGTATGTGGGGTCAGTCAGAATGACATATTATACCTACAGAGATGTGGCAGCCAGCAGGGTTCTCATGGCAGCAGGTTAAGCTAGAGAGGCCTGGATCGTTCTGTGGTCGAAGGTACAAGCTGTGAGGTTTGGAGAAGGTCAAGAGGGAAACTGAGTTGCAGGAAGCCTCCCCCCCGCCACGGGGGCAAAGAACACCAGTGGGGGAGAGCGAACTGCACCGCACACCGGGGCTCTGGCCCCCTGATTGCCAAAGACGTACCAGTGCACGCAGTGCAGTGTGGCGGTCTTTTAAAGACACTTAGGATTCTAACCCTACATCAGGGAAACATTAAATTAATGTTTTGGCGATATAACTTGATACCCATTGCCCGAAGATCCCACCCTGCTGAGAAAACCTTCAAATGCATCTTTGAGTTCTATACACCTTATATATTGGAAGAATCCTATTGCTTCTTTATTACCGATCTGCAGCATCAAGCAACCAATACTCACAGGGAGAGTCTGGGCCACTCCTCACTTCTGGGTTgcagcacggggggggggggggggggggaccatgCCTACCGGGCATGTGTATCAGCTGCACAAAGAAAGGTTGAGATGTGAGATCTGGTCAGGGGGCCTGTGATTACCCCCACCCAATGCCCTAGGGAAGGGAACTACTCCCAAACACCCAGAGTCGGAAGGTCGTCCTCTGAGGGATTGCTCAAGGTCCTGGAGCTTCCTCCTGCCCCCTGGAACATTGGTCAGGCGACTGAGGCCAGGTATGTCGTCCACGGGAAGAAGGGGTGAAAGAAGAcagcacctgcctgcctgcccagtgATTTCCATAAATAGGAAGATCTCCTTTTCACCAGGAAAATTAGGGAACTCTTGCTTCCTTCTGAGGTTGCTAaggaaacataaataattttcaacCAATCCATCAACATCTTGTCATAGGCAAAATAACCAGCCACAGGTTTTGGGGTCACCAGGGCAATTTCTCCTCAAAAGGATTTTCTCCAGGCAAATGA
This portion of the Vulpes lagopus strain Blue_001 chromosome 18, ASM1834538v1, whole genome shotgun sequence genome encodes:
- the INSM1 gene encoding insulinoma-associated protein 1; its protein translation is MPRGFLVKRSKKSTPVSYRVRGGEDGARAPLLSPGCGGARASPPAPSPGPGPGPGPLPPPPPPPPAERAHAALAAALACAPGPPPPPPPPPPPGPRAAHFGNPEAAHPAPLYSPTRPVSREHEKHKFFERSFNLGSPVSAESFPTPAALLGGGGGGANGTGGGGTCGGDALLFAPAELKMGTAFSAGAEAARGPGPGPPLPPAASLRPPGKRPAPPAAAAAAAEPPAKAAKAPGAKKPKAIRKLHFEDEVTTSPVLGLKIKEGPVEAPRGRAGGAARPLGEFICQLCKEEYADPFALAQHKCSRIVRVEYRCPECAKVFSCPANLASHRRWHKPRPAPAAARASEPEAAARAEAREATGGGGSDRDTPSPGGVSESGSEDGLYECHHCAKKFRRQAYLRKHLLAHHQALQAKGAPPAPPAEDLLALYPGPEEKAPQEAAGDGEAAGVLGLSAPAECHLCPVCGETFPSKGAQERHLRLLHAAQVFPCKYCPATFYSSPGLTRHINKCHPSENRQVILLQVPVRPAC